The genome window AGGGAATCGTCATCAGATACAAAATTCCCTTGTTGAGGCCGGTTGTGTCGTATCCGTCCTTCTCCTGGCGCGAAGCTTCCACCTGAGTTTTGCACATGGTGCACTGCGCTTGCACACTCAAGGGTAGTACACTCAACAACACTCCCAAAAACAAGGCTACCAGTCCGCTATAAACTACTTTTTTCATGACATCAACTGATTTCGTTGCAAGAATAACCGTCTGGGTGAGCTCCTGGTTCGTTACCAGAAGCCTTCATGAAGATGTTTGCGAAAAGTACTAGGTGTAGTAAGGCGCAATCATGAAGTACACAATTACGCCCGTAATAGAAACGTAGAGCCACACTGGGTAAGTCCAGCGGGCAATGCGGCGGTGCTTCTGAAATTGCTCAGTCAGGGCGAAATACAGCGTAAATAGCACCAGCGCTACGGTAATGGCCGCCAGCAGAATGTGGGTTATTAGGATGAAGTAGTAGACGCCGCGCATCAGGCCTACCCCACCGTATTTCGTCACAATGCCTTGGGAGTGGTACGCCACGTAAGACACCAGAAACAAGGAGCCCAGCAGGAAAGCCATGCCCATCATGGCGCGGTGCTTAGCTACGTTCTTGCGCCGGATGAAGTAGTAGCCCAGCATCAGGAAAACCGCCGTGAGGGAATTAAGCACGGCATTAACAGCCGGCAGCATTTTTACATTGGCGCCGGGAATACGAAAAACGCCGGGCAGAAAGTAAAGCACGGCCACGGCCAGGGGCACCACGGCTCCCAGGACGCCAGCGGCTATTTTGTACTTGGTGAAGTTGCCGGGGTTAACGGCAGTGTTATTGGTGGTCATAGGTGTAAAGCAACACTTCAATTTCGGTGATGAGGCGATTCACGTCCCGCTCGCTGGTCCCGTCGTAGCGGCCGCGCACGTGCCCGGCGCGGTCAACCAGAAAGACTTGCTGGCTGTGCAGGCTTCCGGGGTCAATGCTGGGTGCAAGACGGAACTCCTCAGTAGCTAACCGGGTAGCAACGGTTTTGTCACCAGTCAGGAAAAACCATTTGCCGGCAATGGCCCCGTACTCCTCGGCATAGCGCGCTAGCACCGCTACGGAATCGTGGGCCGGATCTACAGTAATTGATGCCAAAGCTACCCGGGGCTCCTGCCGAAACTTCTCCTGCACCCGCACTAATTGGCTGGTTACGCGCGGACAGGCGCCAGGGCAGGTGGTAAAGAAAAAATTAGCTACGTATAGGCCTTTCCGCTGCATCTCCTCCCCTGTCACTTCCCGGCCTGATTGCGACGCTAACCGAAAACCACCGATTTGGTGATAAACAGTATCGCGCTGCCACTTTCCCGCAACCTGAGTAGAGTCTACTCGGTCGGGCAGGAAAGTTGGCAGCGCGTAACGGTTGGTACCGAAGCTTTTGAGGAACAGGAAAGCCAGAACCGGGACCAGCAGAATCAGGCCCAACACTAAAACTTGTTGGGGCCGCATACTGCTAGCTGACTAGGTTCTGTACTGCCTCGCCGATGTAGGAGCCTTCCGTAATCAAGGCCACGAGCAGCCAGATGAGCAAAGACATTGGAATCAAGATGGTCCAAATCAGGCCCTTCGTCTCATGCTTCAAGTGCATGAATTCAGCCACGATAAAGAAGGCCTTGAAAATGGTCAGGATGATGAAGATGGAATTGCGGAACGTGCTGGCGGGCATGATGTAGGCAATAACAAATTCCAGTGCCGTAATAGCCGAAATAATCCAGAAGGTTTTCCAGATCCAGGCGGTATTGGGCTTAGGAATTTCGCCAGTCGGAGCAGGATCGTGCGTTGCGTGCTGAGCCATGGTAATGGAGTAGCTAAGGAAGTAAACACCGGGGCGAACAACTTCAGCAGTTGCTCGCCCCGGTACTCAATCAAATTAAACGAGGTAGAAGAAGGTGAAAACGAACACCCACACCAGATCTACAAAGTGCCAATACAGGCCAATTTTCTCCACCATTTCATAGTGGCCGCGCTTTTCAAACGTACCGTTCGTAGTGGCGATAAACGCCCAAATCAGCAGGCAAACGCCCGAGAATACGTGCGTGCCGTGGAAACCGGTGATGAAGAAGAACAGATCGGCAAACAGGACCGGGCCGTACTGGTTCATGGCCAGGTTAGCGCCGTGGAATACCGAGCCATCGTTCATCAGCGTGCCTTCCTGGGTGCCGTGGATGAAGTGGCTCCACTCCCAGGCCTGGCAGCTCAAGAAGGTAGCCCCGAATAATATCGTCCACAGCAGCCATTTCTGTACGTCCTTCTTGTCGAAGCGGTGACCAGCTTCTACTGCCAGTACCATCGTTACCGAGCTAAAGATGAGAATCATCGTCATCAAGGCCACGAAACCCAGCGGTAGGTGGTAACCGTGCAGACCGGGGAAGGCATCAAATACTTTCTCGGGGATGGGCCAGTAGTTGGACGAGAACTTGAAGGCTTCCGCCGTACCCTCGTACACGCCGTGGCGGTGACGAATCAGACCATACGTGGTGAGGAAGGCGGCGAACGTGAAGGCGTCCGACAACAGGAAGAACCACATCATCAGCTTGCCGTAGCTTGCTTTGAAAGGCTCGTTCCCGCCGTCCCAGGTGCCGGTGCGCGGCTTATCCAGGGCGGAATCAGAAATTACCTGCGTCGTGGAAATGGTGGACATAGCGTGCGGGGGTTGACGAAATTCTAGTGGTTCAAAAGTAGGAACAAATACAGGTACAACCAAAGCGCGCCAAGGTAGTGCCAGTAGATCGTGACGTTGCCGATGGAGAGCATCTGCCGGGAATGCACCTGATAGTTAAAGCTTTTACGCAATACGATCAGCAGAAAGATAAGTCCCGTAACCAGGTGAAATGCATGGACGCCGGTTAATACATACAGAAATGAGCCGGAAGGGTTGGCATCAGTGCCCGCAAAAAAGATGCGCTGCCCCACCAAGACGCCCCACAGTTCCCACTGCCCAATTAGAAAGGCAATACCTAGTACGGTGGTTAGGATAAGTGCCGTGCGCACTTGCTTGAGTTCATCCTTACGAGCCGCGAACCACGCCCACTGTACAGTCACGGAGCTAGCGGCCAAGATCAGGGTAGTAATCAGGAAGCCAAAGGGCAAATTGAATTCTAGCCAGTTGCCTTCGTTGCGCCGCACGATGTAAGCGCTGGTATACGCAGCGAAAATCATGAAGATGCTGACCATCATCAGCACCAGCACAAACCGCAACGGGTGAATTCCCGTGGCTGGCTGCTTGGTGTTTAATGCTTCGGAGGAATGCATAAAGAAGAAATGAGTTGTAGGACAAAAGAGTGTCAGCTAGTAAACATGAGTTGGCGACGCTTTGTCCCGCTTCTCACGGCTTAGTTTGCACTCTGAACCTGATTATATCTTATCCAGTACCAACGCTATCTGCACAATGGGCAGGTAGAGGAAGGAACCAAACATGATGCTCATGGCCGCCTTTTTACTGATGGTGCGCATGAGGTAGAAAGTCTGCATTAAGAACAATACTCCGCAAATAGCAGCTACCATAGGGTACGTAGTACTGGTCATGCCAAAGTAAAACGGCAGCAAGCTGAGCGGAATGAGTACCAGCGTGTACGTCATGATTTGAAACGCCGTGCGCAGGTCTTTTTTACCGGGTGTAGGCAGCATTTTGAAGCCCGCCTTCTTGTAGTCATCGTCTAGCACCCAGGCAATGGCCCAGAAGTGCGGAAACTGCCACATGAACTGAATTCCGAACAAGATCCACCCTTCTAACCCTAGGAAGCCCGTAGCCGCCACCCAGCCAATTAGCGGCGGCATTCCTCCTGGTATAGCCCCTACCGCTACACAAATAGGTGAAATTGTTTTCAGTGGGGTATAAATGAAGCCGTATAGAATTAGGGATATAAGGGAGAGAGCGGCAGCTACTGGGTTGAAAAAGTAGGCTAGCAAAGATAGTCCCGCTACTCCAAGAACTGCCACAAATACCCAGGCCTCCCGAATACTCAAAATCCCTAAAGGCAGTGGCCGCTGAGCCGTACGCTTCATCATTTTGTCCAGATCTATCTCAAAGATCTGGTTAATGGTGTTAGCCGAGCCCGTAACTGCCAATCCGCCCAGCATCACTAACGCTGCCCGCCCCCAGTTCAGCTCATGAGCGCCCAGCAAGTAGCCAATGGCGCTGGAAAAGGCCACCGTAAGCGCCAGGCGAAATTTAAGTAACTGGAAGAAAGCCCTAGCCTTACTCATCAACGGGTGGAACAGAGTGCGCGGCGAGAAGATGCGCCAAACGGGGCCGCAAAGTTACGCAACAACGGCCGGAGTAGCCACCTGCCGCCGCAACTTCGTGGCTTGCCGATACGCTACTACAGCTAAAAACTGAGCGCCAAAGAGTAAGGTAGCCAGCGTGAGGTGAACGGGCTGCACCGCGGCCGGGAATGAGAAGTAGGCTAAAACAATGCCCGCCACTATTTCCCCTCCTATCAAGACCAAAATGGCCGTGGCTAAACCATGTAGGCGGCGTGAGGGTAGTGTGTATAGCCGATACGCCAAGTATAAATTTATAAGCAGGAGCAGCGCCGAGAAAGAGCGGTGAAAACGAAACACATTGCCCAACTGCTCTACCCAGCTTCCTCGATTAAGGTAGTTAGCCGCCGAGGCAACCAGGTCAATTTGTTCACGCACCTGCGTACCCAATACAATCTGACCAAAAGTGAGCAATACAGC of Hymenobacter sublimis contains these proteins:
- a CDS encoding cytochrome c oxidase subunit 3, with amino-acid sequence MSTISTTQVISDSALDKPRTGTWDGGNEPFKASYGKLMMWFFLLSDAFTFAAFLTTYGLIRHRHGVYEGTAEAFKFSSNYWPIPEKVFDAFPGLHGYHLPLGFVALMTMILIFSSVTMVLAVEAGHRFDKKDVQKWLLWTILFGATFLSCQAWEWSHFIHGTQEGTLMNDGSVFHGANLAMNQYGPVLFADLFFFITGFHGTHVFSGVCLLIWAFIATTNGTFEKRGHYEMVEKIGLYWHFVDLVWVFVFTFFYLV
- the cyoE gene encoding heme o synthase → MSKARAFFQLLKFRLALTVAFSSAIGYLLGAHELNWGRAALVMLGGLAVTGSANTINQIFEIDLDKMMKRTAQRPLPLGILSIREAWVFVAVLGVAGLSLLAYFFNPVAAALSLISLILYGFIYTPLKTISPICVAVGAIPGGMPPLIGWVAATGFLGLEGWILFGIQFMWQFPHFWAIAWVLDDDYKKAGFKMLPTPGKKDLRTAFQIMTYTLVLIPLSLLPFYFGMTSTTYPMVAAICGVLFLMQTFYLMRTISKKAAMSIMFGSFLYLPIVQIALVLDKI
- a CDS encoding DUF420 domain-containing protein; translated protein: MTTNNTAVNPGNFTKYKIAAGVLGAVVPLAVAVLYFLPGVFRIPGANVKMLPAVNAVLNSLTAVFLMLGYYFIRRKNVAKHRAMMGMAFLLGSLFLVSYVAYHSQGIVTKYGGVGLMRGVYYFILITHILLAAITVALVLFTLYFALTEQFQKHRRIARWTYPVWLYVSITGVIVYFMIAPYYT
- a CDS encoding cytochrome c oxidase subunit 3 is translated as MHSSEALNTKQPATGIHPLRFVLVLMMVSIFMIFAAYTSAYIVRRNEGNWLEFNLPFGFLITTLILAASSVTVQWAWFAARKDELKQVRTALILTTVLGIAFLIGQWELWGVLVGQRIFFAGTDANPSGSFLYVLTGVHAFHLVTGLIFLLIVLRKSFNYQVHSRQMLSIGNVTIYWHYLGALWLYLYLFLLLNH
- a CDS encoding cytochrome C oxidase subunit IV family protein produces the protein MAQHATHDPAPTGEIPKPNTAWIWKTFWIISAITALEFVIAYIMPASTFRNSIFIILTIFKAFFIVAEFMHLKHETKGLIWTILIPMSLLIWLLVALITEGSYIGEAVQNLVS
- a CDS encoding SCO family protein yields the protein MRPQQVLVLGLILLVPVLAFLFLKSFGTNRYALPTFLPDRVDSTQVAGKWQRDTVYHQIGGFRLASQSGREVTGEEMQRKGLYVANFFFTTCPGACPRVTSQLVRVQEKFRQEPRVALASITVDPAHDSVAVLARYAEEYGAIAGKWFFLTGDKTVATRLATEEFRLAPSIDPGSLHSQQVFLVDRAGHVRGRYDGTSERDVNRLITEIEVLLYTYDHQ